From Oryzias latipes chromosome 18, ASM223467v1:
ttgtatctgGCACTTCTCGGCCACCGTATTTTTTCTCTACACACTAATGAAATCTGAGAGTAGCGCAGCAAGTGCCAACATGACCGGCGCTAGGACCTGGCAAAAGCAAACGGATCCCTTCAGCTCCTCAAGCAACGAGGAACGAGATGACGACAGCGCGCTAACAACTTAGCCGGATAGCTAACGCTATCTGGTGTACGTGCGGTGGAGGTGAATTCACATGAAATAGCAGTATAACCccaaacatttaacattttattttagctcaGTCACCAGGTTATTTAATTATGCCGAGCAAAAAGAAGAAGTACAACGCCAGATTCCCTCCGGTGAGTATAACCGTAAACTATCGGGTGTTGGGAGTCGCTAGCATTAGCAGACTGAGTGGGATTTGGCCTCTTTTGTTGCCAAGAGAATTAACAAGCTAAAGCAAGACTTTTCTAATGCAATTCGTTCTCCATCACCGAGATATTGTCCGTGTAAATAAAGCAGGTAACTAACTAATTCACGAGTCGTTCCCCGAGCAGTTTAGGCTGTGCGCCCTGTTGTTTTTAGCCTGTTATGCTAATCCTAATCTGGTATTATAGCTGTATAAACGGACAGTGATGGATCACAGCGCTGTCACGGCACGGCGCCCTTTAAATGTCACGTTTCTGCACCATCTAAATGAAGTTCTGGTTTGGTGTTTGTGGGATTTAGCTGATAAAGTCACACCATTATACCGATGGATGTTAATATTAGACAATAAATATTGGGATTCAGATGATAATAAACGAATCTGGGTGTAAAATTACAATAACCAGAACACGGGCTTTGATTTTAGagattttgattttaatgtAAAGAGTCTCAGCAAGAGTGGATTAAACATAAAACTGGAATATTGAAAGACAACGCAATGTACAGAGGATCTCACTAAAGTGAGTACACCCCTCACTGTTTTCATTGGACACAAGACTTTTCGACACAATAAAATGTAGTCCGTGTTCATCTTTTATAGTAGTgaaaatttttttcttaaaaaatgactATTAATATAGCCAAACCCCTGgcaacaaaaatgaatttggCATTTTCCTTCTCCGATATCATGTGACTCTTTACTGTTACAATGTCTCAGGTGTCAATAGATAGCAGGTGTGTTAAATATAGCATTAAAGCTCTTACACTCTCTCAAACTGATCACTGGAAGTTAAACATGGCTCCTCATGGCAAACCActcactgaaaagaaaaaaaagaattgtcgGTTAACGTAAAGATGGCCTAGAAGGTTACCAACGGAAACGGTGCCCCCAAGACCATCCAGCGGTTTAAAAAAGACAGCTTTGACTCAGAACAGGTCTCGCTGTCGTCGGTCAAAGAAGTTCGTCGCACATTCACAGCATCACATCCAAAGCTGACCTTTGACACACATATGTATGAGAGCGTCGAGCTTTGCTGCAGGGGTGAGCCTGTCAGTGCTCAGACTATACGCCACAAACTGGTCTGCATGGCTGTTGTCCCACAAGAAAGACTTTTCTAAACGCGATGCACAAAAAGGCCCAGAAGTCAAGCAGACTAAGGAATGGATTACATGTTCTGTGGTCTGATGAGACCAAGATAAACCTGGTTCAGATGGCGTCAACCAGGTGAGGAGGACAAAGACAAGGGTGTCTTGCCTACAGTCAAGCACGGCGTTGGTCGAGTCATGGTGTGGGACTGCATGacaattgggggggggggggggggtacagaaCCCCCagcttcttctcctttttttacatacttttgatgatttttacACAATAATTCTACAATGAGCATCAAGCTGTTCATAAAACTAAGTAACTTTTTACtgtaaaacccacaaaaattgAGATATAAcagtttttatatgttttagAACAAAGATCAAATATGTGTAGATAAAATTAAAAGGcataaatccaaaaacaaagcaaaggtcAAAACAATGAGAAAACAGGCAAAGCTCCACTCAAAGCACTAAGGGGTATCACAATTACAGTATGTGTCATAACTCTTGTTATgttattttaaactaaaaatgttaaagctAATAACCTTTTGAAACCTTCAGGTTTGATTTTGAATAGAAACGATGCAGATGagggtgtcggatttataactGTGTCATTGTGGCTGACAAACTCAACTGTGGGTCTGCAGAGGGCTAATTTGTTTCAATATTCCTTTTGCTTTCTCTACTTTTCATGGTTAGACTGTCACCTCTTTGGATAAACTGCCTCAGATTgggcgtttttttcttttgttaaacaTGTCGTCCTCTCATGTCCTCACGTAACACCAGACTGTTGTCTTTTCAGGCAAGGATCAAGAAGATTATGCAAACAGATGAGGAGATAGGAAAAGTGGCTGCAGCGGTTCCTGTCATCATATGTATCCTTTGCAAACGTGTTGGAACGTCACAGGGCCTTGTGGGATTTTTGCATGTGTGCAAACCTTTTGAACCGCTGCCCGTGTTTGCAGACAGAGCACACGCATGTGTGTCGCACTAATCAGCTTCATCTCAAGGGCAGCGGTCAGCAGATTTGTGCATCTCTGCAGGTTTGGTTCTGGTTTTTGACGCTTCAGGAGGAAGCGGTCTGTGCAGACGTTTTGTGCAAACACGGGTGAGTTATTATGTTCTTAATCAAAGCATCAGCCAGAGCTCTGGAGCTGTTCCTGGAGTCTTTGCTCACAAAAGCCTGTCAAGTCACGCAGTCGAGGAACGCAAAGACCATGACGATGTCCCACCTGTAAGTTTCTGAAAGAATCCGCTCTCCaagaacacgtgaaaatggcTTTAGCAGATGAAAGATTTTGGAGGATGTGTGCCAGTTACATCCATGTtgcagtaaggaaaaaaaacaaaacaatggaaAGGCATTTCGTTGTTGTTCCGCTCAGTCTGCTGGATGGGAATGACTGGAatggatgtgtgtttttttttcactccagAAAACAGTGCATCGAGTTGGAGCAGCAGTTCGATTTCCTAAAGGACCTGGTAGCAACGGTACCGGACATGCAGGGCGAAGGGGAGGACAACCACATCGAAGGCGGAGGGGAAAAAGTCCAGCGCAGGTATCTCTGTCCCACAGGTGGACGTGGAGAACAGAATGAAATGAGGCCTAGCAGCTGCCTATGTGATCACGTATGTGTCACGCTACAGAATAACCTGGTCTGTGTTTGAGCAATGAAAATGTGCTCATGGTCTTCTCTTGTCCTGAATTAGTCAGAAGGCCTCTTGTTTCACCTGGCGaccttaaagggcctataacATGATTTGCTGAGgcttttcagagtaaactatgtcCATATACGGTGgggcaaaaaaagcatttagtcagccaccaattgtggaAGTTCTCCTACTTGATGAAGGAGGCCTGTAGCTTCATCATagtcataggtatacctcaactatgagagactaaataaaagaagaaaatcacattgtctgaattttaaggaatttactAGTAAATTATGGCGGAAAATAAGTATATGGTCAcccacaaacaagcaagatttctgtctGTCACAGACATctaacttcttctgtagaggatcctctgtcctccactggtaacctgtattaatgtcacctgtttgaactggttatctatagaaaagacacctgtccacaacctcaaacagtcacacccCAACCTTAACTATggtcaagaccaaagagctgtctaaggacaccagaaaccaaactgttgacctgcaccaggctgggaagactgaatctgaacaggtaagcagcttggtgtgaggAAAtgaactgtgggagcaattattaggaaatagGAGACAcacaagaccactgatgatctccctccatctggggttCCTGTCAACATCTCACTCCGTGGAtcagaatgatcacaagaacgctGAGCAAAAaccccagaaccacacgggggacctagtgaacgacctgcagagagctgggaccaaagtaacaaagactaccatcagtaacacacgacgccaccagggactcaaaccctgcagggccagacgtgtcccgctgctaaagccagtacatgtgcagaccCGTCTAAAGTtagctagagagcatttggatgatccagaagaggattgggagaatgtcctatggtcagatgaaaccacaatagaactttttggtaagaactctactcgtcgtgtttggaggagaaagaatgctgagttgcattcaagaattttttaaaatttccttagggattattaaagaccaattctattctattctaagaACACCAtccctactgtaaagcatgggggtggaagcatcatgctttggggctgtttttcagcaaagggtcCAGGATAACTGATCTGTGTCAAAGAAAGAATAAGTTTAGCCGTGTAACGTCAGACttggagtgaaaacctccttccagcAGCAGGGGCATTGAAAATGAAACGTGGCTGGGGGTTCCTGCATGACAAAGATCCCTAACACCCGTTTccgggtaacgaaggagtggctttgtAAGAAGCATtacaaggtcctggagtggcctagccagtctccaggaCCCCATAGAAAGTCTTTGGAGGGATTtgattttttctgaatttttatctatttttttctctcatagttgagaaatgtgatgaaaataaaactcctctttttaagagggagaacttgcacaattggtggctgactgaacACTTACCTGGCCCACTGTATACCTGAAATATGAGTCATTTCCGCAGCTCTTTTTCtgcccggaagtaagacgacttgacCCCCGAGGCCCCGCCTTTACGGAATTAACATAAACAcgaaaaagctcaaaaatgtttgcataataTCGGCTCTTTAAAATCAGAACTTCAGTTTGTATTTAAAGATGAAGTATGAGGGCTGgtcatatatataaaataaatacatacatttttaagaataaagtcaaacatttttcaggataaagttgaacatttttgacaaaagGTCCAAAAAAGTCGTAGAATTAAGAGCAACaaagtcaatattttacaaGATTAACTTTATCTTCTAATAAATCATAATTTATAACGATAATTGTCATAAATTTAAACCACTATTGCTATATTTActaaaacataaacaacaataaaaaacaatgtttcagTATCAGAGATGTAGAGCATATTATAGGCATTATATTCAGCATTGCTTTCACAGTAAAACTCAGTCTTTTAGTGAGTCCATGTGGACTTGTTATAAATATACAGGAATCCTCTTCAGAAGAAGATTATTGTCCTACACGGAGAGGATTTCCGGCGGGAAAGAGGTCCAAATCCGTTATGGATTCCTTTGATAAACTAAAGCCACAAGGCATCACTATCAATGAGTACACTGGTGGATTTAATTTACACGTAATGTGGATGGAGGCTCACACAACCAGCTTTAGagtgaaaataaaatccttttttcttatcattttgattcttttcttgttcttttatgGTTTCCGTAATACTCTGTCTTGGTAATTAGTTTGCAAAAATGATCGGCTCCACgtgtcaattttgttttttttagaggcAGAAGAGCGGGGACGGGCCGTAAAAACGGAGGGGCTGGCTCCaaaggcaaagaaaagaaactgtcAGGAACAGAATCGGAGCAAGAGGTGGGAATCCAGTCTCAAACCAGTCTGCCGTGTTCACACTTTAGTCCTGGATCCTGTTTTTGGATC
This genomic window contains:
- the drap1 gene encoding dr1-associated corepressor, with the translated sequence MPSKKKKYNARFPPARIKKIMQTDEEIGKVAAAVPVIISRALELFLESLLTKACQVTQSRNAKTMTMSHLKQCIELEQQFDFLKDLVATVPDMQGEGEDNHIEGGGEKVQRRGRRAGTGRKNGGAGSKGKEKKLSGTESEQEDDSEDSETDGDEDGSQSSTNLQAASRFHSPNAPPLYTSNTVTMGGLVPAQPLGAVAFAPHPSAVSNAQPPPPPAPHRVEEDSDEDYDS